From a region of the Pirellulales bacterium genome:
- a CDS encoding PQQ-binding-like beta-propeller repeat protein, whose amino-acid sequence MNDTSLEKLWSVPLESSYSGPIVYDDVVITTETREKKREVVQALDRQTGKQRWQAEWEGAMSVPFFAASNGSWIRSTPAYDGERVYVAGMRDVLVCLNAANGEEQWRVDFVKELKSPLPAFGFVSSPLVVDQAVYVQAGASTVKLDKVTGKILWRTLEDGGGMYGSAFSSPVIATLAGQQQLLVQGRENLSGVELEQGKVLWSQKIPAFRGMNILTPVVRGDTIFTSSYQNKSWLFSVEKESDQWRLNETWSNNAKGYMSTPVVIGDHLYIHLQNERLGCVNLQTGERTWTSQPMGKYSSLIAQGDRILCLSANGTLYLVRANPREFELLGSVKVGQTDTWAHLAISGDQLFVRELLALTAYRWKAQ is encoded by the coding sequence TTGAATGACACTTCCCTGGAAAAGTTGTGGTCTGTCCCCCTGGAGTCCAGCTATTCGGGACCAATTGTCTATGATGATGTGGTGATTACCACCGAGACCCGGGAAAAAAAACGCGAAGTCGTGCAGGCTTTGGACCGTCAGACTGGTAAGCAACGGTGGCAGGCGGAATGGGAAGGGGCCATGTCCGTCCCTTTCTTTGCCGCGTCCAATGGCAGTTGGATTCGCTCGACCCCCGCTTATGATGGCGAACGGGTCTATGTTGCGGGCATGCGGGATGTGCTGGTTTGCCTCAACGCGGCCAACGGCGAGGAACAATGGCGCGTTGATTTTGTCAAAGAGCTAAAGTCCCCGCTTCCCGCCTTTGGGTTTGTCTCGTCCCCGTTGGTCGTGGATCAGGCAGTCTATGTCCAAGCCGGCGCATCCACCGTCAAACTGGATAAAGTAACCGGAAAAATTCTCTGGCGAACGCTGGAGGATGGGGGCGGCATGTATGGTTCCGCTTTTTCCTCGCCGGTCATCGCGACACTGGCCGGTCAGCAACAATTACTGGTGCAAGGCCGCGAAAACTTGTCCGGCGTCGAACTTGAGCAGGGAAAAGTGCTTTGGTCGCAAAAAATCCCCGCTTTTCGTGGCATGAACATTTTAACCCCCGTCGTGCGCGGCGATACCATTTTTACCAGCAGTTATCAAAACAAATCCTGGCTGTTTTCCGTGGAAAAAGAATCAGACCAATGGCGCCTCAATGAAACCTGGAGCAATAATGCCAAGGGATACATGTCAACGCCCGTGGTGATTGGCGACCACCTCTATATCCATCTGCAAAATGAACGCCTGGGATGCGTCAATTTGCAAACCGGAGAACGCACCTGGACCTCCCAGCCGATGGGCAAATATTCCAGCTTGATCGCCCAGGGGGATAGAATTTTATGCCTCAGTGCCAATGGCACCCTCTATTTAGTGCGGGCTAATCCCCGCGAATTTGAGTTGCTAGGCTCGGTCAAAGTTGGCCAAACCGACACGTGGGCTCACCTGGCCATAAGCGGCGACCAACTCTTCGTACGAGAATTGCTGGCCTTAACCGCTTATCGCTGGAAAGCGCAGTAA
- a CDS encoding DUF1579 family protein — protein sequence MSRAISIGIPALVCWVLTLGYGALLLAAEPAENDPLWALNHLAGHWKNDIKELPSRATPNGGTGTDHELAAWTLGDRFLLGRIRRQQNGLKTLWLATYDQQTQKYPLWAFSNAGIQGGQWRGTWDAQNKSLDFVSTDVPPGWTSAGKNEFPDANTTQVDMWIKNNRGETEFAVQATKTRQTADWGKAEMAAWTKNAEPTVALPAEIKQLEQLIGIWDCRHVSRRAEWTPAEIQTTIKIQRQWILDGWFVQDTTISTEKLSGLSLFSFDPQSKRYRSWWFSDAGHHNTSYGDWDDKARKFTFAAKLPNGLTSASTGEIQDADHQTWYVRVTDTAGKVYFDGEWNLTRAK from the coding sequence ATGTCGCGCGCAATTTCTATTGGGATTCCCGCTCTTGTTTGTTGGGTTCTGACGTTGGGATATGGCGCTTTGCTGCTAGCCGCCGAACCAGCGGAAAATGATCCCTTGTGGGCCTTGAATCATTTGGCCGGTCATTGGAAAAATGACATCAAAGAGTTGCCTTCACGTGCAACACCCAACGGTGGCACAGGCACCGATCATGAGTTAGCCGCATGGACCCTGGGTGATCGCTTTCTACTGGGACGCATTCGCCGCCAGCAAAACGGCCTGAAAACTTTGTGGCTGGCGACCTACGATCAACAAACCCAAAAGTATCCTTTGTGGGCGTTTAGTAATGCGGGAATCCAGGGGGGACAATGGCGGGGTACTTGGGATGCGCAGAATAAAAGCTTGGACTTTGTTTCCACGGATGTGCCCCCGGGGTGGACCAGCGCCGGAAAAAATGAATTTCCCGACGCAAATACCACCCAAGTGGACATGTGGATAAAAAATAACCGGGGGGAGACCGAGTTTGCGGTCCAGGCGACCAAGACGCGGCAGACAGCGGATTGGGGTAAAGCCGAAATGGCCGCCTGGACAAAAAATGCGGAGCCGACCGTTGCGCTTCCAGCCGAAATCAAACAGTTGGAGCAGTTGATTGGGATTTGGGATTGCCGGCATGTATCGCGGCGAGCGGAATGGACACCGGCGGAAATTCAAACAACCATAAAAATCCAGCGTCAATGGATATTAGATGGGTGGTTTGTGCAGGATACCACGATCTCCACAGAGAAGCTCTCTGGATTATCGCTGTTCTCTTTTGATCCCCAGTCCAAACGTTACCGCAGCTGGTGGTTTAGCGATGCGGGGCATCACAACACGTCTTACGGAGACTGGGACGATAAAGCCCGCAAATTCACATTTGCAGCCAAATTGCCAAACGGCCTCACATCCGCTAGCACGGGAGAGATCCAGGATGCCGATCATCAAACATGGTATGTACGGGTCACGGACACGGCGGGCAAAGTTTACTTTGATGGGGAATGGAATTTGACCCGGGCAAAATAG
- a CDS encoding aminotransferase class I/II-fold pyridoxal phosphate-dependent enzyme translates to MSITTEMHRDLLPGSFFGPSNLVDLLQHRAMHQGHDRAYTFLVDGENEELHLTYRELDRQARAIGARLQAEGYTGERAILLYPAGLDFIAAFFGCLYAGVVAVPAYPPRRNRNLQRIQGISVDAQARVALTNQETLNRTLDILDETPHLRQMKWLATDQLEPNGEKSWQKPLVNGQSLAFLQYTSGSTGSPKGVVLTHSNLLHNSALISYAFEHTRSEVGMFWLPCYHDMGLIGGILQPLYAGQPNVLMSPVHFLTKPFRWLQAISRYRATISGGPNFAYDLCLKKVSPQQRDTLDLSYWRLAFNGAEPVRENTLEAFARFFGPCGFRREAFYPCYGMAENTLIVSGGFRAKPPVVRYYDTKGLERHQIIEAAQDDPHSRPLVGCGGHLLDEEIVIANPQTLARCQPDEVGEVWVAGPSVAQGYWNQPELSRQIFQARLSDSGRGPYLRTGDMGFLRDGELFITGRLKDMLIFNGVNHYPQDIEETLEICHPDLKAGACAAFAMERDGREALMIVVEIERGKHRGVETFQPLYAAMQSAIAVKHELPVSGIILIKAGSIPKTSSGKIQRHACKGALVEGSLEIIDQWWSGQSHAPQNRDDGQFRALPSEAGDLVLDACGFQMNGQHSFGQQAPTPPHAQNHRDESAGRDHLGMARGHSSAAKSGAAAAASAGGDYTENVAKIVFEQVRRVAKERAGALTLDTNILELGLDSIERMEIVSSLEDIFGGRFPEAVLTQMETCGEVVRGIEQYLGKTPRQKGAAAAEIPPEAYNFELYPEYLALKQNMANIAAAGVMNPYFKQHERITNDTTLINGRELINWSSYNYLGMSGDPVVRQAAQAAIDQYGTSVSASRLVSGEKPLHRELEQFIARFVGVEDAIVYVGGHSTNETTIGHLLGPGDLVLHDSLAHNSIIQGCLLSGARRRPFPHNDWQALARLLADLRGDYRRVLIVIEGVYSMDGDYPALPEFVRLKQQHKCFLMVDEAHSAGTMGSQGRGIAQHFGLDPREIDIWMGTLSKSYGSCGGYIAGSRALVEYLKYTSPGFVYSVGISPPNAAAALAAMRLLTAEPQRVARLHANARLFLHLAQAAGLNTGSSQDSPVVPVILGNSLHCLRLSQALFQQGINVQPILYPAVEESAARLRFFITSLHSEAQIRRTVQAVGETLGQIDPRHLHQAPTRLPATRGPQVAVGGKDA, encoded by the coding sequence ATGAGCATTACAACGGAAATGCATCGCGACTTACTGCCAGGCTCTTTTTTTGGTCCCTCCAACCTGGTGGATTTGCTTCAACACCGGGCGATGCACCAGGGGCATGATCGGGCCTATACGTTTTTAGTCGATGGTGAAAACGAAGAGTTACATTTGACCTATCGCGAGTTGGACCGCCAGGCTCGTGCGATAGGGGCCAGATTGCAGGCGGAAGGCTACACGGGAGAGCGGGCGATCCTGTTGTATCCCGCCGGGTTGGATTTTATCGCGGCATTTTTTGGCTGTTTGTATGCGGGGGTGGTGGCTGTTCCAGCCTATCCCCCGCGGCGTAATCGCAATCTCCAGCGTATCCAGGGAATTAGCGTCGATGCCCAGGCCCGCGTAGCCCTGACTAACCAGGAAACCCTGAACCGCACGTTGGATATTTTGGATGAAACGCCCCACCTGCGGCAAATGAAATGGCTGGCCACCGATCAATTGGAACCCAATGGTGAAAAGTCATGGCAAAAGCCCCTCGTTAATGGGCAAAGCCTGGCTTTTTTGCAGTATACCAGCGGCTCGACGGGATCGCCCAAGGGGGTGGTGCTGACGCATTCAAATTTGCTGCATAATTCGGCGTTGATTAGCTATGCCTTTGAACATACCCGCAGCGAGGTGGGGATGTTTTGGCTGCCATGTTATCACGACATGGGCTTGATTGGCGGAATATTGCAACCGCTGTACGCGGGCCAACCGAATGTGTTGATGTCGCCGGTTCATTTCTTGACAAAGCCCTTTCGTTGGTTGCAGGCTATCTCGCGTTATCGGGCCACCATTAGCGGAGGACCGAATTTTGCGTATGACCTCTGCCTCAAAAAAGTCTCGCCGCAGCAGCGGGACACGCTGGATTTAAGTTATTGGCGATTGGCCTTTAATGGCGCCGAACCGGTTCGCGAAAACACGCTGGAGGCCTTTGCCCGGTTTTTTGGGCCTTGTGGTTTTCGGCGGGAGGCGTTTTATCCCTGCTATGGCATGGCCGAGAACACGCTGATCGTCAGCGGTGGATTTCGGGCCAAGCCCCCCGTGGTCCGTTATTATGACACCAAGGGGCTTGAGCGGCATCAAATCATCGAAGCCGCGCAGGATGATCCCCATAGCCGCCCCCTGGTGGGCTGTGGTGGACACCTGCTCGATGAAGAGATTGTCATTGCCAATCCGCAGACCTTGGCCCGCTGCCAGCCGGATGAAGTGGGGGAGGTTTGGGTGGCGGGGCCTAGCGTCGCGCAGGGGTATTGGAATCAACCAGAGTTATCGCGGCAGATCTTTCAAGCGCGACTCAGCGATTCGGGCCGAGGGCCGTATTTGCGCACGGGGGACATGGGATTTTTGCGCGATGGCGAGCTGTTCATTACCGGGCGGCTTAAGGACATGCTGATTTTTAATGGCGTCAATCATTATCCCCAGGATATCGAAGAGACATTGGAAATCTGCCATCCCGATTTAAAGGCGGGGGCTTGCGCCGCTTTTGCCATGGAACGTGACGGCCGGGAAGCGCTGATGATCGTCGTGGAAATCGAACGAGGCAAGCATCGCGGCGTGGAGACATTTCAGCCCTTATACGCCGCCATGCAAAGCGCGATCGCGGTCAAACACGAACTACCCGTCAGCGGAATTATTTTGATCAAGGCGGGGAGCATCCCCAAGACCAGCAGCGGTAAAATTCAACGCCATGCCTGCAAGGGCGCGCTGGTCGAAGGATCGCTGGAAATCATCGATCAATGGTGGTCCGGACAGTCGCACGCTCCACAGAATCGCGACGATGGGCAATTCCGCGCGCTTCCCTCTGAAGCCGGGGATTTGGTGTTGGATGCCTGCGGATTTCAAATGAATGGCCAGCATAGCTTTGGCCAGCAAGCCCCGACCCCCCCGCACGCGCAGAATCATCGGGACGAATCCGCGGGGCGGGACCATTTGGGCATGGCACGGGGTCATTCATCCGCCGCAAAGAGCGGCGCCGCCGCGGCGGCATCCGCCGGCGGGGACTATACCGAAAATGTCGCTAAAATCGTTTTTGAACAAGTTCGCCGCGTCGCCAAGGAACGGGCCGGGGCGTTGACCCTGGATACCAATATCTTGGAATTGGGATTGGATTCCATTGAACGGATGGAAATTGTCTCTTCGTTGGAGGATATCTTTGGCGGACGCTTTCCCGAGGCGGTCCTTACCCAAATGGAAACCTGCGGCGAAGTGGTCCGCGGCATCGAACAATATCTGGGAAAAACACCCCGCCAAAAAGGGGCGGCCGCCGCCGAAATTCCCCCCGAAGCTTACAATTTTGAACTCTACCCCGAATACCTGGCCCTTAAGCAGAACATGGCCAATATCGCCGCCGCCGGGGTGATGAATCCCTATTTTAAACAGCATGAACGGATCACCAACGACACCACGCTGATCAATGGCCGCGAGCTGATCAATTGGTCCAGCTACAATTATTTGGGCATGTCCGGTGATCCCGTCGTGCGGCAGGCCGCCCAAGCCGCCATCGACCAATATGGGACCAGCGTGTCGGCCAGCCGGTTGGTATCGGGTGAAAAACCCCTTCACCGGGAGTTGGAACAATTTATCGCCCGCTTTGTGGGGGTGGAAGACGCGATCGTATATGTGGGGGGGCATTCGACCAACGAGACCACCATTGGCCATTTGCTGGGTCCGGGGGACTTGGTCCTGCATGATTCGCTGGCGCACAACAGCATTATCCAGGGTTGCCTGCTTAGCGGCGCGCGGCGTAGGCCTTTTCCCCATAATGACTGGCAGGCGTTGGCCCGGTTGCTCGCGGATTTGCGGGGGGATTACCGCCGGGTGCTGATTGTGATCGAGGGAGTGTATAGCATGGATGGCGATTACCCGGCCTTGCCCGAGTTTGTCCGCCTCAAGCAACAACACAAATGCTTTTTGATGGTGGATGAGGCCCACTCCGCCGGCACGATGGGCTCACAGGGACGCGGGATCGCACAGCATTTCGGGCTGGATCCACGGGAAATCGATATTTGGATGGGGACCCTCAGCAAGTCCTACGGCAGTTGTGGCGGTTATATCGCGGGATCGCGGGCGTTGGTGGAGTATCTGAAGTACACATCACCGGGATTTGTGTACAGCGTGGGTATTTCGCCGCCGAATGCCGCCGCGGCGCTGGCCGCGATGCGGCTGCTGACCGCCGAACCCCAACGGGTGGCCCGCTTGCATGCCAATGCGCGGCTCTTTTTGCACTTGGCCCAGGCGGCGGGGTTGAATACCGGTTCCAGCCAGGATTCGCCGGTGGTGCCGGTGATCCTGGGCAATTCGTTGCATTGTCTGCGGTTGTCGCAGGCGCTGTTTCAACAAGGGATCAATGTGCAGCCGATCTTGTACCCCGCTGTCGAAGAAAGCGCGGCGCGGCTGCGGTTTTTTATCACGTCGCTGCATAGCGAGGCCCAAATTCGCCGCACCGTGCAGGCGGTGGGTGAGACTTTAGGGCAAATCGATCCCCGCCATCTCCACCAGGCCCCCACCCGCTTGCCCGCCACCCGTGGTCCCCAGGTGGCCGTGGGAGGGAAAGACGCCTAA
- the lexA gene encoding transcriptional repressor LexA: MATSEMTKRQKAVYEFILEKIRGRGYGPTVREIGEEFGIASPNGVMCHLKALEKKGLITREPNMSRAIQITGGFEEERGLPLRGRVAAGVLHEAVEQEEKVDFEAMFNKKNMFVLHVSGDSMIDAQIADGDYVVMRKQKDASPGQIVVAQTEDGEATLKYWYPEHNRIRLQPANSSMRAIYVKEAKILGVLVGVVRKMD; encoded by the coding sequence ATGGCCACTTCCGAAATGACCAAACGTCAAAAAGCCGTTTATGAATTTATCCTGGAGAAAATCCGGGGGCGGGGCTATGGTCCAACCGTGCGCGAAATTGGCGAGGAATTTGGCATCGCCAGTCCTAATGGCGTTATGTGCCATCTCAAGGCGCTCGAGAAAAAGGGCCTCATCACCCGCGAGCCAAACATGTCACGGGCCATTCAAATTACCGGCGGCTTTGAAGAAGAGCGGGGTCTTCCTTTGCGGGGTCGGGTGGCTGCGGGCGTTCTGCATGAGGCGGTTGAGCAAGAGGAAAAAGTCGATTTTGAGGCGATGTTTAACAAAAAGAACATGTTTGTCCTGCACGTCTCCGGCGATTCCATGATTGACGCCCAGATTGCCGATGGCGATTACGTGGTCATGCGCAAGCAAAAGGACGCCAGCCCAGGGCAGATTGTCGTCGCCCAGACCGAGGATGGCGAGGCGACGCTCAAGTACTGGTATCCAGAGCATAATCGCATCCGGCTGCAACCCGCCAATAGCAGCATGCGGGCGATTTATGTGAAAGAGGCTAAGATCCTAGGCGTACTGGTAGGCGTGGTGCGGAAGATGGATTAG
- a CDS encoding molybdopterin molybdotransferase MoeA, translating into MPDLLSVAAARETVLSVVKPLTATTLPLDKSIHLVLAEEIHSTGDSPPFSKAMVDGYAVGDANLGEGEILQVTQEIFAGAVSHTPLLAGQCARIMTGAPIPTGTAAVVMHERTRPVDLTANAEKLANASFSGDQPHTIQLLESTKAGQNILKKGAAISAGQSLLQPGQPLSPACIGLLADQGITTVAVHPRPTVAILSTGDELVPIGQEPVGAQIRNSNSHLLQAAIHIAGGEPRVIGIARDNLPELRQKITLGLNADILLLSGGVSAGLLDLVPQVLQELGVRKVFHKIRLKPGKPLWFGVYEPENQIAPEITRTRTLVFGLPGNPVSSGVCCELFVKLAIAALRGLYVEKAISTQPALLANDFIHRGDRPTYFPARLEKRGAHIWAMPLKSAGSADLLAYALAEGLIAFPAGDKEYFPGDNVEVLPLF; encoded by the coding sequence ATGCCAGATTTACTTAGCGTTGCCGCCGCCCGGGAAACGGTACTTTCTGTCGTAAAGCCTTTGACGGCAACGACTTTGCCCCTAGATAAGTCTATCCATCTGGTCTTGGCGGAGGAGATCCATAGTACCGGGGACTCCCCTCCATTTAGCAAAGCTATGGTTGACGGCTATGCCGTCGGTGACGCCAATCTAGGCGAGGGAGAAATCCTGCAGGTCACTCAGGAAATTTTTGCTGGAGCGGTTTCGCACACCCCCCTGCTGGCGGGTCAGTGCGCGCGGATTATGACCGGAGCACCTATCCCCACGGGCACCGCCGCCGTGGTCATGCACGAACGGACACGTCCGGTTGATCTGACCGCTAACGCGGAAAAGTTGGCAAATGCTTCATTCAGTGGCGACCAACCCCATACGATCCAACTTTTGGAAAGCACAAAAGCTGGTCAAAATATCTTAAAAAAAGGGGCAGCCATCTCGGCGGGGCAAAGCTTGTTGCAGCCTGGACAACCTCTCTCTCCCGCGTGCATTGGACTTTTGGCTGATCAAGGAATCACCACTGTGGCGGTCCATCCCCGTCCGACCGTGGCTATACTAAGCACGGGGGATGAATTGGTGCCGATTGGGCAAGAACCCGTGGGGGCGCAAATACGCAATAGCAACAGCCATTTGTTGCAAGCGGCTATTCACATCGCAGGGGGCGAACCGCGGGTCATTGGCATTGCCCGGGACAATTTGCCAGAATTACGGCAAAAAATTACGCTGGGCTTAAATGCGGATATTTTGCTGTTGTCCGGCGGCGTATCGGCGGGACTGCTCGACCTGGTCCCCCAAGTGTTACAAGAATTAGGAGTCCGCAAAGTCTTTCATAAAATTCGTCTCAAACCAGGTAAACCGCTGTGGTTTGGCGTGTATGAGCCGGAAAACCAAATCGCGCCGGAAATCACACGAACACGCACGCTGGTCTTTGGCCTGCCAGGAAATCCCGTCAGTAGCGGTGTCTGCTGCGAACTATTTGTCAAACTGGCGATTGCCGCCCTACGCGGCCTGTATGTGGAAAAGGCTATTTCCACCCAGCCAGCGCTATTGGCCAACGATTTTATCCATCGTGGCGACCGGCCCACGTATTTTCCCGCGCGATTGGAAAAACGGGGCGCGCACATCTGGGCGATGCCACTCAAGAGCGCTGGCTCGGCGGATTTGCTGGCGTACGCCTTGGCGGAGGGGCTGATTGCCTTTCCCGCGGGCGATAAGGAGTATTTTCCCGGGGATAACGTAGAGGTTTTACCTTTATTTTAA
- a CDS encoding PQQ-binding-like beta-propeller repeat protein, with the protein MLLAFSTKFLSRPCPGASLWVGFFLIVSSSAGPSLAQEWTRFRGPNGTGQGQADNLPHHWQETDILWKQEIPGKGHASPVLWGNIVFMVSADHDQGTRTIHALDATTGKFLWSKEYPAASHRIHAQNSFASSTPTCDAEKVYVAWATPEEYTVVALTHSGEQAWKFSQGGYSSRHGFGSSPILYQDLLITTNDQDGPSSVLALDIANGKPRWTVQRQVHQEQNASYATPILFQPGGDKAAATELIINSWGHGVSSLNPANGQTNWEFRAFERRPVGSPIVVDGLILGNCGEGGGDNAVAAVRPPRDGKPAELAFSLDRSSAPYVPSLIARDNLVFLWGDKGIVICIRVVNGKYELLWRERVGGNFSGSPVLVGDRLFCVSADGEVVVLAATEKPQVLARNQLGEVCRSTPAVANGRMYIRTESHLFCIGR; encoded by the coding sequence ATGTTGCTAGCGTTTTCCACAAAGTTTTTGTCGCGGCCCTGTCCGGGAGCTAGCCTGTGGGTCGGCTTTTTTTTGATCGTATCAAGCTCCGCCGGACCTTCCCTGGCGCAGGAATGGACCAGGTTTCGGGGACCTAATGGCACGGGACAAGGCCAAGCGGATAACTTGCCTCATCACTGGCAAGAAACGGATATTTTGTGGAAGCAAGAAATCCCTGGTAAAGGGCACGCTTCGCCGGTGTTGTGGGGCAATATCGTATTTATGGTCAGTGCCGACCATGACCAAGGGACTCGTACCATCCATGCGCTGGATGCCACCACGGGCAAGTTCCTCTGGTCCAAAGAATATCCCGCCGCATCACACCGCATCCATGCCCAGAATAGCTTTGCCAGTAGCACGCCCACCTGCGACGCCGAGAAAGTCTACGTGGCCTGGGCGACGCCCGAGGAATACACGGTGGTCGCTCTCACCCATAGTGGTGAGCAAGCCTGGAAATTTAGCCAAGGGGGATATTCCAGTCGGCATGGATTTGGCAGTTCGCCCATTTTGTACCAGGATTTGTTGATTACGACCAATGACCAGGATGGCCCCAGTTCGGTCCTGGCATTGGATATTGCCAATGGTAAACCGCGCTGGACCGTCCAGCGGCAAGTGCACCAAGAACAAAACGCCAGTTATGCGACGCCTATCCTATTTCAGCCGGGAGGGGACAAAGCCGCGGCGACGGAATTGATTATTAATAGTTGGGGACATGGTGTCAGCAGTCTGAATCCGGCGAATGGCCAAACAAATTGGGAGTTTCGCGCGTTCGAGCGCCGTCCGGTTGGCTCGCCGATCGTGGTGGATGGCCTGATCCTGGGGAATTGCGGCGAGGGTGGCGGCGATAACGCCGTGGCCGCCGTCCGTCCCCCGCGCGATGGCAAGCCAGCGGAATTGGCGTTTTCCCTGGATCGTTCTTCCGCCCCGTATGTGCCGTCGCTGATCGCGCGGGACAATCTGGTGTTTTTGTGGGGAGATAAAGGAATCGTTATTTGTATCCGCGTGGTCAACGGTAAATATGAACTACTCTGGCGCGAACGCGTCGGCGGAAATTTTTCCGGCTCTCCCGTCTTAGTCGGGGATCGACTGTTTTGTGTCTCGGCCGATGGCGAGGTCGTCGTTCTGGCCGCGACCGAAAAGCCGCAAGTGCTAGCCCGCAATCAACTAGGCGAGGTCTGTCGTTCCACCCCCGCCGTGGCCAATGGGCGGATGTATATTCGTACCGAAAGCCACTTGTTCTGTATCGGGCGATAA